GGCTGAATAATAATGACTTCTATGCTTTTGTTATGTAAGGTAAACCTCTTGGTTCTCTTGATGGCATTCCCTTCTCTGTGAAAGATAACTTCTGCACAGAGAATATAGAGACCACTTGTGCTTCACACATGCTTAAAGGTAAGCCAATCGATACCACAAGACTGATTCTTGTCTTACTATGTGATATATTTCTAAATAGTTCACATTACTTTTCCAATTGTAGGTTATGTGCCTCCCTTCAATGCTACAGTTGTGCAGAAGCTTTTGGATCAGGGTGCAGTTCTCATTGGGAAAAATAATCTAGACGAGTTTGCAATGGGGTAAATGTGCAAACACACATCCACATACTGGATAGAAAAgcataaatgacacatttttaaatgattaggTTATGCTATTCgatttttcattctttctcaAGTTCCGGCAGTACAGATGGGGCCTTCGGCCCTGTTCGGAACCCCTGGAGCTATGCAGCGTCATACCGTGAACAGAGTAGAGGAGATCCAGATTCTGATTGGGTTATCGCTGGAGGAAGTTCAGGAGGAAGTGCTGCTGCGGTTGCATCTCTCAGCTCCTTCCTGTGAGTCTAAAATGTCAATGTCAAATGTCAATGTCAGTGTCAATTTTTTATTCCAAATTTAGCTTGATCCGTTTTTTATGAATATAGACTCTTCGTGTTAgtacaactgtttaaaaatatagaattgtttttttcaacagaagtggttattttaaactttcaGGTACTGAAACAGATAgatgtttatttgatttcttttagGTTTCAAATATTATGTGGGAATGTATATCTGATATAGTTCTTTTCTCTTAGAGCGTTGGGGTCAGATACGGGAGGATCTACACGAAACCCTGGTTCTCTGTGTGGTGTCGTGGCTTTGAAGCCCACGTACGGCCTGGTCTCCCGTCATGGGCTCATCCCTCTGGTCAACTCAATGGATGTGCCTGGAATTTTGACTAGGAGTGTTCATGATGCTGCCGTAGTCTTAAGTATGATAAGTGTCAATCATTCAAATGTGTTCTTTAACAAagttgtttaattttaatttaaagtgatagttcgcccctaaaaaaaatattctgtcagtgttctgacctgtatgactttctttcttctgatttttgaagaacacaaagatattttgaagattttgttggcccccattcactggttttgtgtccatacaatagaagtcaataggggccagtgctgttcggttatcaactttcttcaaaatatcttcttatgtttTCTACTGGTTTGGTGTTTTAGGGATTTTACAAGGACAAGATGAGAAGGACTCAACAACAGTCCAGGCACATAGCACCCCAAACAGCATTCCCGAAGAATTTGATATTCGAGACATATGTGTCGGCTTACCAAAGGTAAAAttcagacagacaaaaaaatatttgctttaaacTATCAGTTAACAGTTTGTGCGTTGTTATAATAGAGTTTCTGTGTATTAGGAGTATCACGCCCCAGACCTTTCTAAAGAAACTCTGGCCCAGTGGAGTCGTGTTGCGGACATGTTTGAAAAGGCGGGGGCGCGGGTGCGAGAGGTTTCCcttccacacacacaacactccaTTGTCTGTTATCACGTTCTGTGTTGCTGTGAGGTGGCATCTAACATGGCACGGTTTGACGGACTTGAATACGGTACACCATAAAACCTAATGGTTACATCAAATAACATGTACATGAaagcaaaatgaacaaaatatgcattttatctaCTTAGGTCATCGCAGTGCCGTTGACAGCTCCACAGATGCCATGTATGCCAGTACTAGACATGAAGGCTTTAACAATGTGGTCCGCAGAAGAGCCCTGTCAGGGAACTACTTTCTTCTGAAACAGTGCGTGTCTTTCGAAAGACAACTAATGTTCTCTCAGATCACTTTTAactcatttttagttttttattgcCTCCTATTTATGCACAaaattttgtttacataaattgtttactgtttacataaaaagtgcacaaattgcattttcttgcgtgaagaaaatgtattttcctaTATATAAATaggaatatataatataaaaaaatgtatagaataatacattgttaatgtattacaatatatcaaataataCATAAGAAATTGCCCATTTTcataatttgaacaaaataagcAATCACTTGGTTCCAATATATgggaatgttttatttaatatatttaataatattttccaGTATATTTGTGTTTCGTAAGGGTTTCTGCCACTTAtacataatgcattatacaataAATGGGTAGTAGACACACTATTATGCTAATGTGTCATGgtga
The sequence above is drawn from the Triplophysa dalaica isolate WHDGS20190420 chromosome 15, ASM1584641v1, whole genome shotgun sequence genome and encodes:
- the qrsl1 gene encoding glutamyl-tRNA(Gln) amidotransferase subunit A, mitochondrial, encoding MLGLSIREVSQALKEGRLSATELCRKCINQIQRTRFLNAYITITEEQAMEQAQRADDRLRTGKPLGSLDGIPFSVKDNFCTENIETTCASHMLKGYVPPFNATVVQKLLDQGAVLIGKNNLDEFAMGSGSTDGAFGPVRNPWSYAASYREQSRGDPDSDWVIAGGSSGGSAAAVASLSSFLALGSDTGGSTRNPGSLCGVVALKPTYGLVSRHGLIPLVNSMDVPGILTRSVHDAAVVLRILQGQDEKDSTTVQAHSTPNSIPEEFDIRDICVGLPKEYHAPDLSKETLAQWSRVADMFEKAGARVREVSLPHTQHSIVCYHVLCCCEVASNMARFDGLEYGHRSAVDSSTDAMYASTRHEGFNNVVRRRALSGNYFLLKQNYERYFVKAQKIRRLIAEDFKRVFSSGVDVLLTPTTLSDAARYSDFIQEDNRTRSTQDDIFTQPVNMAGLPAITLPAGISHRGLPISLQLIGQTLQDWKLLTVAHWLEQQVNFPMIRFHGDSNERERWRDHSGKGHI